Genomic window (Microcaecilia unicolor chromosome 8, aMicUni1.1, whole genome shotgun sequence):
gtcagATTATATTATCATGTTAACTGCCAAGGCATGGGGTGGGACTGTACCTTAACGTGCAGTATAGCACGTTAATGCAACAGGTGTTCAGTGCATCCACATGCAGTTAACACAGAGGCTTTACAATATCTGCAAAATGTTAACACAGATTCGTAAAAAAGGCCCCACATTCAGACTTCTTTCTTTCTAGCCTAAAGAGGCTCCAACCTTTACAAAATATGGCTGCCAGgtgttaaagaaaaaaatttgAATCATGGTAAACTGATCCTGATTCACTGGTGTTGGTTTATAAATTTCTTTTAAGTCAGAAGCCAAACAGTCAGCTTCAAAAATCAACTTAAAACATTTAGTACAATGTTTGCATAGTTCAATTCATCACAAGACGTATTAGTTCTTCCTTCTTTGATAGAGGTGTGGTaatccctagtagcgctttagaaatggttgttgttgtaatctacaaCACAAGAAGGCTGCTTCAAAAATCTGGAACAATCTTCTGGGCTCTTCATTCTTTGTCATCTTACCTActttttagagaaaaaaaaaaaagctacagacCTGGTTATTTAGCCAAGCGGTTGCCTAATTGTTATCATTTCTATCACAGTTTATGTCTTCTgtgtgttttcagttttgtttgAATCAATTTCTTGATCTGATTTTATTGTGTTGTCTATTTTTATAAGCGTTGTATGGCACGCTTCTCTGTTGCCATTATCACTGTTGAGAAGTCAATCAAAATTGTGGAGTGGaggcatagcctaatggttagtcacTACAGCTCACTGTGACTCGGGGACAAATCACATAACCTTTCATTGCCCCGGgtaccaaataagtacctgtatataataggtaaactgctttgattgtaaccacagaaaaaccAGTACAGCAAGTCCCAGCCCCTTTCCCTATTAAACAGAAGTATAAGCAGGATATTCTTGAGGTGATCAAGGTGACAGTCATTTACTGCATCGAGGCAGCAAAGGTTACCAAAGTATTGTTTTTCATTCCAATTTCTTTTCAGCTCCTGTGCATTCAAAGGTTTGCCTGCAGTTCTAGAATACACTGGAACTAGCATTAGAAGTTTTTTTTATCACTGAAAAAACAATGTCAGAAACAATGTTATAGACACAGCCTCTAGTTTCTTGGATTCTGCAGCAAGAAGTAGCAAAGTTTCTAAAAAGTATTATAATTGGATGCAATTATACAGCACAACCTGCATATTATATAATGTAAATTTGTATTCTACTTTGTAAacaatgtaattttctaacatttcttgtgtatctgaattagtttgcctttttgaggagAAAGGAATCTTAGTGATAATTATTTAGGAGGAATGAGTTAGACAGgacagaattgggggggggggggatgtaaatGAAAGGGTCTGTACGCCTTCCAATTCTCTCactaacacacacatacaccccaCACCATATATACTTTCACCTCACACCCTCTCATCCCCCTCACTCTTcacctaggagtagcctagtggtcagtgcagtggactttgatcctggagaactgagttcaattcccactgcagctctttgtgactctgggcaagtcacttaaccctccattgcccctggtacaaaataagtacctgaatatatataaaccgctttgaatgtagttgcaaaaacctcagaaaggcggtacatcaagtcccatttccctttcctttctgactGCTCACTTGCTCAACATTTCTAACCCCTTCACTCACTACCCCTTTTTCTTTGATTCACTCACATTTCCATGAGCCCTCACAACCCCTGATCTACCCATATgagtctcaacccagtcctcaggacaccttAGAATATCCCCAATGGCTCTGCATGGGCTCAATTTGCACCTAAtgaaggcagtgaatgcaaatcgagctcatgcatatttattggggatatcctgaaaaatctgACAGGCTAGGTatctcccaaggactgggttgagaactcctgctgtATACCCTCTCTGATATCCTCCACAAACATCCCATTGCCCACACCTCTTCTGATTCCCCTAGTCCTTTCCTTTATTCTCAAATATAACCAATATttcttccaatttcctctggaagcTCACTTGCTCCCTTTATTTATTCACTCTAAACCCCTCCCCTCATATATACCCATACCCCTTTCAATTCCCTCACCACACCATCCTTATATTTACTCATCCTCACTCACCCTCTTCAAGCTCTTCTCTCATACTTTCATGCACACACAACTTCTGCCATCCATTGTCTCTCATCCATACACCCTTGGATCACTCTTACACTCTGATTCCCTCACAGACGTCCTCCATCACCTACATCCCTTTGTCCCCTTATTCCCCCTACACTTCCTCCAATCCTCTCATATACATCCATACCCCTTCAAATCTCAACACCCCACATCTTATTCAACCCCTCATTCACCCATACtttcatgtatatatatatatatatatatatatatatatatatatatatatatatatacacacaaacaccTGCTCAAATCTTCTCACCCACATGCCCTCTTGATGCTCTTACCTACACCCCACTTCTCTTACCTAATGTAAAGGTTtcctgggaatcaaacccatagCCTCATGGGCTAAGGATTGAAGCCTTGTGACTGAGCCATGGGGGCTGCTTAGCTGCAACCTGCGCTCCCTGAAAGGTGACCACAAGCGgcagaagccagccagccagcccccccccccccccccccaaggagccCATTGGACCAGAAAGAGGTGTCTTACCAATGGCAGTATATAAGGAAGTCCAGCCAGACACACCCTTGCTGGTTCGACTGTTTTTTAGCGGACCTGACCAGCCATCTGCTGCTATTACAATGCCATGCACTGCTTCAGTGCAAGTTTTTCCCTTCATTTCATGCTTGATTTTTGTTTCACACCCAATTCCTACACCACAGCTGGTTCCCACTCTACCTGCTCCACATTTGGTTCCTGCCTTGCTCAACACTGTCTCGGGTCTAGTTTTCTCATCCAGAGGTCTTGACACTTCGTCACCCTCTACACACATATGCCACTGACCTTCCTCCCTCTGATTTCCTCTCACCCCATTACTCAATCTCACAGACATGGCTCACCCCACCTCTTCCAATTCCTATACAAACTCCTCTTATCACCCAACTTTCCTATGCACATGACTGCTACTTCTTCTAGTTCAATCTGGTCCATGATCTCTCATGGTAATTGTACAGGGAATTGAGAATTCCACAGCAAGGATTGGATTTTGCAACCTTTCCCATAGTCAGGGAATTGAGGGAGATCAGGGATAGAATTCTACAGCAGCAGAAAGCTCACTGTTAAGACTGCAAAACAGACTTCCCATTTTATCATGTTTTAATCAACATATTACTTCTTGTAAACGTTTCCATAAAATTACCAAAAGAGCCTCAGCTCTGCTGTTTGCAGCATTCCACAGGAAATAATGCCACACTCAACAGATTTAGGTTCTAAATCTTTTAATGGTTTTCTTAAGCAGCAGCATCCATAGAAAGAATATTCTCCTTCAGACTTGGGACCTATATTTTCTGAACAGAAATGCACACTCCCATCTCTTTCAAAACAAAGTTACTCTGGGGCCTTCACATCTTACCCTACTTCATTTTCCTAACTCAAAGAGAATTTTGTCCttacctccttcccttccttgtgCCATCTAGTGACTGGACTCATAGTAAAAATGACTGGCATGGGTCATGGTACAgcacagtctcaattatccagcCTTCGGTAATGTGACCTTCTGGCAAATCCGATAGcccgctcccctccccctcccgcagACGTCGTGTTGCCGTTAAGAACAGATTTTCGTCCTGTTTTCCGGCTTCACTCACTGCTGGTTACTATTAAAaaacaatactgtattttaaatacagataccctatacctgttctttatgcataaagtatgttttctgtgcattttttaaggggttaccattgttttccatattatctgactttttacTTGTCTGAAAACGGCTTGGTCCCATTTAtgtcggataattgagactgtactgtagttGGATTTtgccagtgatgtgctggagggagtttgtatgtgtgtgtggggggggggggggggggggaggggggttcttggAAATTCCTTGTTAAAAGTTTTTACAACAAAGTGCTTTTCACCAAAATGAAGCAGATTTGGTGGGAGCTCTGGGATAAGAAATTTAATAGCACTTTGCACATCTTagtaacaaaaacaaatcaaCAAAGTTCATTTAAGTCCCAAAACTGGAGGGCTGGGAAGGTGGTCTGCTTTGGCAGAAAAGTACTATGGAGTTATCAGGAATACTGGAATGAACCAAAAATATCTCAATCAGACTGCCTTTCAGGGAATCAAATAAAGTGCTTGAATCATCAGCGTaagaaagaaaaagtaaaaagtaGAGAGTCTGGCATTCAGTTACGAGCAAAGATACACGTGACCAAACTTGTTTCTTCACGAGAGCAATGGCTTAGAGTCCAGCTGGGTCTTGATCCAGTCCAGTCTAGGAAAAGCTTCCCGGTTCAGACTTGTCCTATTTAATCCAGTTCTGTCCAAAACTCTTCTAGACATGCATTCCTGGGGTTTCTTCCACTTTTGTTTCTTTGCTTTTTAATACCTTGTTCTGATCCAGCAGAAAGGACTTCATGGCTGGTACTAAAACAGGAACTGGAGACACAGGGCTATGCAGTAGCCCAAAGTGTTTTTCAGGAACTATGGCACTTGACTATCCAGGATACTCTGGCCCATGAATGCGTGTGTTCCTATGTGGATATATACGTGTATATGTTCAGAAGCATGGACCAATGCAAATTTTATATGGCACTTATCAGTACAACAGGCTGAGtggaagaagtgtgtgtgtgtctttgtacaTTAGTGTGTGCATTCACagatgtgtttatgtgtgtttgcatgtttgAACATATGGGCATCTCGTTTCCATAGCACAGTAAGCTATGACATTTAGCAGGGTCTCTGCCTCAGCAGGGGATTGATGGTGTTTTTGGCTACAAGGAGGGAGTAGAGTTATTACTAATAAGAAATAATGAAATCTTCAACAGACAGGATATAATTATTCACACCTGCCACAGGTTTGCTTACAGAATACAGGCGTGAAGAAAATAGTTGTCTTTCCACAGATTCAATGACTTCCTTATATCCCATATGAATTACATTTATATGCTTGGTGTAGGCCAGAAACTCCTCTCACAAATACTCAATGTGTACCTGATACATGGATGGTGCAGTATACTGCCACAGATAAATTCTGTGGGGGCCATTAACACTTGCAACAGGAAAAAAGATATGCTAGAGACAAGAACACATGCAGTAGGGGAGCTGCAGCATAGGCAATGTCTGTACATCTTCATCTCTTAATGAGTATATCTGTACCACATGGACAGTGTGTCTGACATATGCACAGTGTACATCTCCCAAATTACAGCATATGAATGCACCTATGCAGTGTACATTTAGCTACTGATGTGGCATACAGGTTTCAGCACTGCAAGCACCCTGAGTAAAGCTGAAAGCCTACTACAGAAACAGGATAAAGAAATCCCCTAAAAGGGCTTAGAGAAATTTAGTTGCCGTATAGGCAGTTTGAAAGATGCTATACTGAAGGACCCATTGCACAGATCCTGAGAACTAGAGAGGGACCAAGTTTAAGAATGGCCAAGTACACTGAGCATAGTTTCAGCTTGCACATGTAACACAGAGGACCTTCACAAGTTGTGCTGAGGAACCTGCACAGTGGCAGGTCCAGCCCTTAGAACCGGGCTTCCAAGAAGGAATTAGGGTAGCAACCCAAAACCAGTAGCGACACTGTGCTGGGCTTCCTGGAAGGCACTGGGGCAAATATAGAGAGTCAATCCGAAACAGTGGTGGTATAATTGCATTGGACCACCAAGAAAAATAGAAGGTGATTGAACCGAAATGAATGAGCAAGACAGAATTTTAATATGGAGACaggcctgggtggcagccgaagtGCTTGTAAGAAGCAAAGTTGAAGACAGCAAAACCTGGGTGGCCTACCAGCAGAGGTGATGGAAGCCATTATGAAAGCAGATTTGGGGGATACTGGGGAGGAAATGGCATGGTGGGAAAGAAAGTGAAATTGGGTAAAAGATGGATTAGGCCGCATGCAGGAACTCGCTTGCACAAGtcacattttaataaataaaaatatataagtgGACAAATCACAACTGGACAGACAGAATGGACCATTTTGGTCTTTGCTTGCTGTCATTCACTGTGTAACTGCACTCATTCATTTGTACATTATGTATGTTTGTGGGTATATTTTTTGCAtgcttgtgtgtgtatgtacacATACATGTATGAGAACATGTGTATACCGTGTTTGTGTGTAAACTTTGTTTACAGTACCTAGAGAGTTCTTTGAAAGGCAGTCAGTGTGGTTCTGAGATCTGCTGGTGAGGCTCACTCTGATTGCCAGTTTTCCCTCCCCCTAAGACCAGCTTGGTTGGGAGTCAGGTGGAGAAGGTCTCAATGAGCTCATGGCACAGGCACTGACAAAAGCCGTACAAGACGCACAGGATAAGGGTGGAGGGCACGAGACTGACTAGCACAATACCCAGAGTCAAGTGTTTGATCATGAGCAGATAGATGCCCAATGGAAGTGAACTGAAGTAGATGAGGCAAAGGAGGCCAATGATGAAACGAGGAAATGTTCTCCAGGTGCAGGAACGACACTTCTGGGCAGGGCAGTGGCAGGGCAGAGAGTCTAGGCTGGGAGGCCTGTACAAACGCATGATGTCCAGCACGCCTATGCCCTCAGCAGTAGAGGAATCCTCTGGCATCTCCATGACAGTGATGACCAGGCAATCTGAGGAGCTGTGGGACTGTTCATTGAAGGGCTGCAGGCCACTGGGGCTGAGAATGACCTCTGGGGAAACAGAGACACCTCGTTTCCTGGTTCGCTCCTGGTGGGTGAGCACTGTGATGACTTTGCTGTCATCCTGCAGCATCTGAATATCCTCGTCTGGGACACAGGTTTCCTGGCGGCAGAAGGGGCAGCTAACCATGTTGGGTGACAAGTCCCCCATATCCACAATCTTCTTTAGGCATTTTGCACAGACTCTGTGGTGGCAGTTCAACAGTTTGGGCTTTCTGTGCCAGGTGTCGTAACGGTTGTAACAGATCTTGCACTCCAGCTCATGAGTAGCATACACTAGTGGCTGAGAACTTTCCAGCTCACCATCTTTATCAATCATTTTCTTCTTCTGATCTGAGTGAATTCCCTTGAGAGAAGCTCCAGGAGAGGTTTCCTTCCTAAAGCAGTGCTGTGGGGAGACTCTGATAAGAAGAGCCTTCCTAAAAGAGCGAAGGGGTGGGGTAaggaacaaaaaggtataaacaaaaaatggagggaaggaaaaacatAGGAAGGCGAAAGATGCGATAAATAAAGGAGGTAAACAGAAATAAACAAGAACTAAAGGAGGGTGgataaagagaaaagaagaagtgaAAAAAGGAGGGTGAAGGAGAAAGGTAAGGggtgaaaaaaggagaaaggagagagctgGAGAGAGAAAATACAGAAAAGGCAAGGGAGAAGTGAAAATCAAGAAATAGAAAAAGGAGGATGAAGCAGAGCATCATTTAAACATGAGAGAacagaaaataaacaataaaagaaCAGAGGAGAGGAAAAGGAACAAAAGCAAGAGAACAGTGTTAATAAGCAGGAGTTGGTTATATGAATTTTATGCAGGACAGTATATACCGTTTATCCGGTCGCTCCTCAGAGTTCACCCACTTACTGTGTAGCTTACCCTcttattcctcctcctcctcctatcgcCAGCCCTCTCATTCCACGTTCCTTTCCCTACGTTCCTCTCCCTCCACCTATTTCTGTCAATCTCCTTTCATTAATTTCTCTGTCTGCCACTCACTCTTTCTCCGTCATCCTCCTATATCATCACATTCCTTTCAAACACCTGAAGCATTTCTCATCAGTGTTCTGTCCTTTGTAAGACCTGCAGTGTCTAAAATTAAGATATTTGGTCAGgggattggggtggggtgggaggaatcCATAAACAGCTTATCAGAAACTTCTGCATAATGTCCAGGAAATTGCATAAAAAGGGCTAGTCTTGCTTCTGAGAGGTTCAGATGGCTTATGAACCAGGAGCATTTTGCTTTCTCCAGGCAAATGTGGGATGTACCacaaaaactctttttttttttgtcagaaaaTATCCAAAGCCCTTATGCAGCTGGTGGTAGAATCAACCACAAGTGCCTTTTTAACCCTAAAAATCCAGGCCACTTGTATTGTAAATTCTGGCTGTAAATTTTGATCATATAACAATTTAATCTGTCTGaaaaggggtgggattt
Coding sequences:
- the LOC115476461 gene encoding E3 ubiquitin-protein ligase RNF182-like: MIDKDGELESSQPLVYATHELECKICYNRYDTWHRKPKLLNCHHRVCAKCLKKIVDMGDLSPNMVSCPFCRQETCVPDEDIQMLQDDSKVITVLTHQERTRKRGVSVSPEVILSPSGLQPFNEQSHSSSDCLVITVMEMPEDSSTAEGIGVLDIMRLYRPPSLDSLPCHCPAQKCRSCTWRTFPRFIIGLLCLIYFSSLPLGIYLLMIKHLTLGIVLVSLVPSTLILCVLYGFCQCLCHELIETFST